The Martelella endophytica genome contains the following window.
ACCTTCAACGGCTCGCCGATGGTGGCACCGATCGTCGAGCGCGGATCGAGCGACAGTGCGGGATCCTGGAACACCATCTGCACCTTGCGGCGGATGTCGTTCAGCGCCCTCGGGCTGGCGCCGACGACCTCGCTTCCACCGATGCGGATACTGCCCGAAACGGGTGGCTGCAGCCCGACAATGGCATTGGAAAGTGTGGACTTGCCGCAGCCCGATTCACCGACCAGAGCCACCGTCTCGGCGCGGCCGATCGCAAGATCAACGCCGTTGACAGCCTTGACCACCGCGCCGGCGCCGCCGAAAAATCCGCCGCGTCCACCGAAATGGACCGCGACGTCTGAAAGTTCGAGGACATTCGCTTCGCTCATGCGGGCACTCCAGGGATTTCGTCCATGCGCTCGATATGAAAGCAGGCGGACCGATGGCCGCCGCCGCAATCGACAAGCGGCGGCTGTTCCTCCCTGCAACGCTCATCCGCCAGCGGACAGCGATCGGCAAACCGACAGCCGACACCAAATTCCTCCGGCGAAGGCACCGTGCCGTCAATGGTGGCAAGATCCGCCTTCGGCAGATCGGAAAGCTTGGGCACGCTTGCGAGCAGCAGGGCGGTATAGGGATGGCGCGGACTGGCAAAGAGGGCTTCGACCGGCGCGATCTCGGCAATGCGCCCTGCATACATCACCGCGACTTCGTCGGCGATGTCGGCGACGACGCCCATGTCGTGGGTGATGATGACAATGGCGGTGCCACGCTCGGCGACCAGCGCCTTCATCAGGTCGAGGATCTGCGCCTGAATGGTGACGTCGAGTGCGGTCGTCGGCTCATCGGCGACGAGAACGCGCGGGCTGCAGATCAGCGCGATCGAGATCATG
Protein-coding sequences here:
- a CDS encoding ABC transporter ATP-binding protein, yielding MAETPLVSVEDLTIDIGGAHVVDGVSFTVAPGKVMALVGESGCGKSLTSYAMLGLLPPAAKQSGGRILLEGTDLTRLSERQLRKARGKDISIIFQEPSASLDPLTTVGAQVAAAYRAHHGVSRKEAYARARQMLADVGIPDPDRRLHQYPFELSGGMCQRIMISIALICSPRVLVADEPTTALDVTIQAQILDLMKALVAERGTAIVIITHDMGVVADIADEVAVMYAGRIAEIAPVEALFASPRHPYTALLLASVPKLSDLPKADLATIDGTVPSPEEFGVGCRFADRCPLADERCREEQPPLVDCGGGHRSACFHIERMDEIPGVPA